A single window of Narcine bancroftii isolate sNarBan1 chromosome 1, sNarBan1.hap1, whole genome shotgun sequence DNA harbors:
- the LOC138751232 gene encoding C-C motif chemokine 7-like codes for MKTALCVLTLLGALLICGFPLTAAAPAGTIRLECCESFKTSPIPRWRLKGYKESPLCSIPAVIFTNRRNMRICTKAGDKWVKAAVKYLDRKHKRGWTE; via the exons ATGAAGACAGCGCTCTGTGTCCTCACCCTTCTGGGAGCTCTGCTCATCTGCGGGTTCCCCCTCACAGCGGCCGCCCCGG cgGGAACCATCAGACTGGAATGCTGTGAGAGTTTTAAGACCAGCCCGATTCCTCGCTGGAGGCTTAAAGGCTACAAGGAAAGTCCCTTGTGCTCGATTCCTGCCGTCAT ATTCACCAACAGGAGGAACATGAGGATTTGCACCAAAGCCGGCGACAAGTGGGTAAAAGCTGCCGTGAAGTATCTGGACAGGAAACACAAGAGGGGCTGGACTGAGTGA